A region from the Gossypium hirsutum isolate 1008001.06 chromosome A08, Gossypium_hirsutum_v2.1, whole genome shotgun sequence genome encodes:
- the LOC107894032 gene encoding protein DEHYDRATION-INDUCED 19 homolog 3 (The RefSeq protein has 5 substitutions compared to this genomic sequence): MDADTWSVRLSSASKRYQSSLESRSNMLMGFEEIDEEDDIREEFPCPFCSEYFDIVGLCCHIDDEHPVEAKNGVCPVCALRVGVDMVAHITLQHGHIVKMQRKRKSRKGGSHSTLSLLKEELREGNLQTLLGGSSCIVSSSNSAPDPLLSLFILPMVDDFVSDQPPFRTETSRNNKSSDMNKSERTTQSSPLSVKDQEEKAKRCACVQGLLLSTIVDDIL; the protein is encoded by the exons ATGGATGCTGATACATGGAGTGTTCGTCTTTCTTCAGCTTCTAAGAGATATCAATCATCTCTTGAATCACGATCTA ATATGTTAATGGGGTTTGAAGAAatagatgaagaagatgatataagaGAGGAATTCCCATGCCCTTTTTGTTCAGAGTATTTCGATATCGTTGGCTTGTGCTGTCACATTGATGATGAGCATCCTGTGGAGGCTAAAAATGgg GTATGTCCGGTCTGTGCATTGAGGGTTGGGGTTGATATGGTTGCGCATATAACGCTACAACATGGAAATATATTCAAG ATGCAGCGCAAGAGGAAATCACGTAAAGGTGGATCTCATTCAACACTCTCCCTTCTGAAGAAAGAGTTGAGGGAAGGAAACCTACAGACCCTCTTGGGGGGTTCTTCTTGTATAGTGTCTTCATCCAATTCAGCACCTGATCCATTGTTGTCTTTGTTTATTTTAccaatggttgatgattttgttAGTGATCAGCCTCCGTTTCGTACTGAAACAAGCAGAAATAACAAAAGTTCTGACATGAATAAGTCCGAAAG AACTATCCAATCATCACCCCTTTCTGTTAAGGACCAGGAAGAGAAGGCAAAGAGATGCGAATGCGTTCAAGGGCTGCTGTTGTCTACAATTGTTGATGATATCTTATAA